Below is a genomic region from Pseudomonas svalbardensis.
GGTGCGCGAGTACCGCAACCATCCGGCGACCAAGGACATCCCGATCATTGTCCTGTCGACCAAGGAAGACCCGCTGATCAAGAGCGCGGCGTTTGCGGCCGGAGCCAATGATTACCTGGTGAAGTTGCCGGACAACATCGAACTGGTGGCACGCATCCGCTATCACTCGCGTTCCTACATGACGTTGCTGCAGCGTGACGCAGCGTATCGCGCGCTGCGGGTCAGCCAGCAGCAGTTGCTCGACACCAACCTGGTGCTGCAGCGCTTGATGAACTCGGACGGCCTGACCGGGCTGTCGAACCGCCGGCATTTCGACGAATACCTGGAGCTTGAGTGGCGCCGTTCGCTGCGTGACCAGAGTCAACTGTCGCTGCTGATGATCGATGTCGACTACTTCAAATCCTACAACGACAGCTTCGGCCACCTTGAAGGCGATGAAGCCCTGCGCAAAGTGGCCACGGCGATTCGTGATGCCGGCGCGCGACCTTCGGACCTGCCGGCCCGTTATGGCGGCGAAGAGTTCGCCCTGGTGCTGCCCAATACTTCGCTGGGCGGCGCGCGACTGGTCGCGGAAAAGCTCCGCCAGACCGTTGCGGCGCTGAAGATCCCGCACATTTTCCCGGCCGAAGGTTCGAGCCTGACCATCAGCATCGGCCTTTCGACCCTAACCCCGCAACAGGGCGGCGATTGCCGCCAATTGATCTCGGCGGCGGACAAGGGGCTGTATCTGGCGAAGAACAATGGGCGTAATCAGGTTGGGATTGAGTAATTCGCTACGAAATACAACTCCCTGTAGCAGCTGCCGAGCTGCGCGAGGCTGCGTTCGGCGGCGTAGCCGTCGCCAAATCAGGCAACGGGTTCTTTCGGGTAAACCGCGTACAGACGATTTGCGAGGACTTCGTCCTCGAACGCAGCCTCGCGCAGCTCGGCAGCTGCTACACGCGTTTCCCCCCCCCGGTCTTCAGCAAAAACCATTCGCCCCTAAAGCCGCCAGGCGGGCTGCCGTGACAGCTTGATTACGTTATACTCGCCGGCTTTCAAAAGTTCGCCAACGAGTGCTGCCCGCCATGGAAATCAACCCGATCCTTAACAGTATCAAGGACCTGTCCGAGCGCTCCGAAACTATTCGGGGGTATCTTTGACTACGATCAAAAGCATGAGCGTCTGACTGAAGTCAATCGCGAGCTTGAAGATCCGTCTGTCTGGAACAACCCGTCGTACGCTCAGGAGCTGGGCCGCGAGCGGTCCCTGCTGGCTCAGATCGTCGAAACCCTCGACGAAATGCACACAGGCCTGGCCGACGCCAAAGACCTGCTGCTGATGTCCGCCGAAGAAGAAGACCAGGCCGCCGTCGATGACGTCGCTGCCGAAGTCGAGCGTCTGCGCGAATCCCTGGAAAAACTCGAATTCCGTCGCATGTTCAGCGGTGAGATGGACGCCAACAACGCCTACCTGGACATCCAGGCCGGCTCCGGCGGCACCGAGGCTCAGGACTGGGCCAACATCCTGCTGCGCATGTACCTGCGCTGGGCCGACAAACGCGGTTTCGACGCGACCATCATGGAACTGTCGGCCGGTGAAGTCGCCGGGATCAAAGGCGCCACAATCCATATCAAGGGTGAATACGCCTTCGGCTGGTTGCGTACCGAAATCGGCGTGCACCGTCTGGTGCGCAAGAGCCCGTACGACTCCGGTAACCGTCGCCACACCTCGTTCTCGGCCGTGTTCGTGTCGCCGGAAATCGATGACAACATCGAAATCGACATCAACCCGTCGGACCTGCGCATCGATACCTACCGCTCCTCCGGTGCCGGTGGTCAGCACGTAAACACCACCGACTCGGCCGTGCGTATTACGCACGTACCGACCAACACCGTGGTCAGCTGCCAGAACGAACGCTCCCAGCACGCGAACAAAGACACTGCGATGAAAATGTTGCGGGCGCGCTTGTACGAGCAGGAAGTGCAGAAACGCAACGCCGCCTCCCAGGCCCTGGAAGACACCAAGTCGGACATCGGCTGGGGTCACCAGATTCGCTCTTACGTGCTCGATGCGTCGCGGATCAAGGATTTGCGCACTAACATCGAACGCAGTGACTGCGACAAGGTGCTCGACGGCGACATCGACGAATACCTGGTGGCCAGCCTGAAGCAAGGCCTGTAAACCGCCAGTCAAGACCTTAAGTCCCCTGCCACCCGCGGGGGCAACGAACCTGTGATGGAATTTTTAAAGACATGAGCGACCTAGAACTCGACCCGCAAGCCCTGCAACAGGAAGAAAACTCCCTGATCGCCCTGCGCAAGGAAAAGCTGGCTGCCGAGCGCGCCAAGGGCAATGCCTTCCCGAACGACTTCCGCCGCGACAACTACTGCGAAGACCTGCAGAAACAGTACGCGGACAAGACCAAGGAAGAGCTGGCAGAAGCTGCAATCCCGGTCAAGGTTGCCGGTCGTCTCATGCTCAACCGTGGCTCGTTCATGGTGATCCAGGACATGTCCGGGCGCATCCAGGTTTACGTCAACCGTAAAACCCTGTCCGAAGAAACCCTGGCCGCGGTGAAAACATGGGACCTGGGCGACATCATCGCCGCCGAAGGTACCCTGGCGCGTTCCGGCAAGGGCGACCTGTACGTCGAAATGACCAGCGTGCGCCTGCTGACCAAATCCCTGCGCCCGCTGCCGGACAAGCACCACGGCCTGACCGACACCGAATCCCGTTATCGTCAGCGTTACGTTGACCTGATCGTCAACGAAGACGTGCGCCAGACTTTCCGCGTTCGTTCGCAAGTCATCGCGCACATCCGCAGCTTCCTGATGAAGCGAGACTTCCTGGAAGTCGAAACACCGATGCTGCAAACCATTCCAGGCGGTGCAGCGGCCA
It encodes:
- a CDS encoding response regulator; translation: MNDLQLDDFKTDENAAMVLLVDDQAMIGEAVRRGLSNEANIDFHFCADPHQAIAQAIRIKPTVILQDLVMPGLDGLSLVREYRNHPATKDIPIIVLSTKEDPLIKSAAFAAGANDYLVKLPDNIELVARIRYHSRSYMTLLQRDAAYRALRVSQQQLLDTNLVLQRLMNSDGLTGLSNRRHFDEYLELEWRRSLRDQSQLSLLMIDVDYFKSYNDSFGHLEGDEALRKVATAIRDAGARPSDLPARYGGEEFALVLPNTSLGGARLVAEKLRQTVAALKIPHIFPAEGSSLTISIGLSTLTPQQGGDCRQLISAADKGLYLAKNNGRNQVGIE
- the prfB gene encoding peptide chain release factor 2 (programmed frameshift); this encodes MEINPILNSIKDLSERSETIRGYLDYDQKHERLTEVNRELEDPSVWNNPSYAQELGRERSLLAQIVETLDEMHTGLADAKDLLLMSAEEEDQAAVDDVAAEVERLRESLEKLEFRRMFSGEMDANNAYLDIQAGSGGTEAQDWANILLRMYLRWADKRGFDATIMELSAGEVAGIKGATIHIKGEYAFGWLRTEIGVHRLVRKSPYDSGNRRHTSFSAVFVSPEIDDNIEIDINPSDLRIDTYRSSGAGGQHVNTTDSAVRITHVPTNTVVSCQNERSQHANKDTAMKMLRARLYEQEVQKRNAASQALEDTKSDIGWGHQIRSYVLDASRIKDLRTNIERSDCDKVLDGDIDEYLVASLKQGL